The following coding sequences are from one Limibacillus halophilus window:
- a CDS encoding 3-keto-5-aminohexanoate cleavage protein — protein sequence MAQSKVIISCAVTGSIHTPSMSEYLPLTPDEIATQAIEAAEAGAAILHLHAREPADGKPTADPNVFMQFLPRIKQATDAVVNISTGGGQHMTVAERLMAAEKTAPEMASLNMGSMNFGLFPALERFTDFKYPWERDFLQNSEDFVFKNTFKDIAYILNTLGKKNGTRFEFECYDVGHLYSLRHFADRGLIEPPFFIQFVLGVLGGIGPDPENLVHMKRMADKLFGDTYVFSVLGAGRHQMPLVTQAAVLGGNVRVGLEDSLYLGKGVLAKSNAEQVARVRTILESLSLEVASPDEARAILKLKGGDTVRF from the coding sequence ATGGCACAAAGCAAAGTCATAATCTCCTGCGCCGTTACCGGCTCGATCCATACACCGAGCATGAGCGAATATCTGCCGCTGACGCCGGATGAAATTGCAACTCAGGCAATCGAAGCGGCCGAGGCCGGCGCGGCGATCTTGCATCTGCATGCGCGCGAACCCGCAGACGGTAAGCCGACGGCTGATCCGAACGTTTTTATGCAGTTCTTGCCCCGAATCAAACAGGCGACCGACGCAGTGGTAAATATTTCCACGGGCGGTGGTCAGCATATGACCGTCGCCGAACGCTTGATGGCAGCAGAAAAGACGGCGCCGGAAATGGCCTCCTTGAACATGGGATCAATGAACTTTGGCCTCTTTCCTGCACTCGAACGCTTTACCGACTTCAAGTATCCCTGGGAGCGGGATTTCCTGCAGAACTCGGAAGATTTTGTTTTTAAAAATACTTTCAAAGATATAGCATATATTCTTAATACTTTAGGTAAGAAAAATGGAACGCGATTTGAGTTTGAATGCTATGATGTCGGGCATCTCTACAGCCTGCGTCACTTCGCAGATCGCGGTCTGATTGAACCTCCCTTCTTCATTCAATTTGTTCTGGGCGTTCTGGGCGGTATCGGGCCGGATCCGGAAAACCTAGTTCACATGAAGCGGATGGCCGACAAGCTCTTCGGCGATACTTATGTTTTCTCGGTACTGGGCGCCGGACGGCATCAGATGCCACTGGTGACACAAGCCGCGGTTCTCGGCGGGAACGTCCGGGTTGGATTGGAGGATTCCCTCTACCTAGGTAAGGGTGTCCTGGCAAAGAGCAACGCAGAACAGGTTGCGCGTGTCCGAACCATACTGGAGAGCCTGTCCTTGGAGGTCGCCTCGCCAGATGAGGCACGCGCTATCCTGAAACTTAAAGGTGGTGACACGGTCCGCTTCTAA
- a CDS encoding zinc-dependent alcohol dehydrogenase family protein yields the protein MKIKAAVLHQMGLARPYSQSRPLVIEELDLDGPGEGEVLVQIKAAGLCHSDLSVMDGARPRPTPMALGHEAAGIVADVGKGVDDLRKGDHVVMVFVPSCGHCLPCAEGRPALCEPAAKVNGEGVLLSGQRRLKLNGEPVNHHMGVSAFAEYAVMSRRSLVKVDPDLPLEQAALFGCAVLTGVGAALNTAGVTPGSKVAVIGLGGVGFNALLGSVLVGADQVVALDLVASKLDLARQLGATDAFLANQEDIVEAVKEATGGGVDFALEMAGSVPALELAYKITRRGGTTVTAGLAHPSKMMQLQQVSLVGEERTLKGSYIGSCVPVRDIPRYIGLFRKGRLPIDRLMSEKVGFNELNGAFDRLAEGATVRQLLIP from the coding sequence ATGAAGATCAAAGCCGCCGTCCTTCACCAGATGGGGTTAGCGCGCCCCTACAGCCAATCACGTCCCCTGGTAATCGAGGAGCTTGATTTGGATGGACCCGGTGAAGGCGAGGTTCTGGTCCAGATCAAGGCCGCGGGACTTTGCCATTCCGACCTTTCGGTGATGGATGGCGCTCGTCCCCGACCGACTCCCATGGCTCTTGGACATGAAGCAGCCGGCATTGTCGCCGATGTCGGTAAAGGTGTGGACGATCTCAGGAAAGGCGATCACGTCGTGATGGTCTTTGTGCCTTCCTGCGGTCATTGTCTGCCTTGCGCCGAAGGGCGTCCGGCGCTTTGCGAACCTGCCGCAAAGGTGAACGGAGAAGGGGTGCTGCTTTCGGGGCAGCGACGCCTGAAGCTGAATGGCGAGCCGGTCAACCATCATATGGGTGTCTCCGCTTTTGCCGAGTACGCCGTGATGTCGCGGCGCTCACTGGTAAAGGTCGACCCGGATTTGCCATTGGAGCAGGCGGCGTTGTTTGGCTGTGCGGTCCTGACAGGAGTTGGCGCGGCGCTCAATACGGCAGGTGTGACGCCGGGAAGCAAGGTGGCCGTGATTGGTCTGGGCGGCGTCGGATTCAATGCCCTGCTTGGGTCGGTCTTGGTTGGCGCGGATCAGGTAGTGGCACTAGATCTCGTTGCTTCCAAGCTCGATCTTGCCCGGCAGCTTGGCGCCACAGACGCCTTTCTGGCAAATCAGGAGGACATAGTCGAGGCCGTCAAGGAAGCGACCGGGGGAGGCGTGGACTTCGCGCTGGAAATGGCAGGGTCCGTTCCGGCGTTGGAACTCGCTTATAAGATCACCCGACGCGGCGGTACAACCGTGACCGCCGGTTTGGCACATCCTTCAAAAATGATGCAGCTCCAGCAGGTTTCTTTGGTTGGAGAGGAACGCACGCTAAAGGGGAGCTATATAGGGTCTTGTGTTCCGGTCAGGGATATTCCTCGCTACATCGGATTGTTCCGCAAGGGGCGCCTGCCGATTGACCGCCTGATGAGCGAGAAGGTCGGATTCAACGAATTGAACGGTGCATTCGATAGGCTTGCCGAAGGCGCAACGGTGCGGCAGCTTCTGATTCCCTAG
- a CDS encoding histone deacetylase family protein: MKIVYSDGHRIHYPKNFLVSGSQQQNPEVPERADALISSVKDAGHIIVTPRSFGAAPRGAVHSPEYLEFLENIYTRWQRIPDASPEVIPNIHPQARGASLGVAGYPASAVGQAGYHMADTACPIGEGTWEAACLSADIATQAAQLILDGAPEAYALCRPPGHHAFADMAGGFCYLNNSAIAAQYLRERLGTVAVLDVDLHHGNGTQAIFYDRDDVLTISLHADPVRFYPFFWGFADERGTGRGLGYNFNLPLPRGTTGDNFLKSLQKATQRISAFGPSALVVALGLDAHEADPLAGLALTTDDFGKVARAIAALGLPTVLVQEGGYLTAALGDNLKTFLEGFAAGRDRAS, from the coding sequence ATGAAAATCGTCTATAGCGACGGCCATAGAATCCATTATCCAAAGAACTTCCTGGTGAGCGGGAGCCAGCAGCAGAATCCCGAAGTTCCAGAGCGCGCCGATGCCTTGATTTCATCGGTAAAGGACGCAGGCCATATCATTGTAACCCCAAGATCTTTTGGTGCAGCACCGCGAGGCGCGGTGCATTCGCCTGAATACCTCGAGTTTCTTGAAAACATCTACACCCGCTGGCAACGGATTCCCGATGCATCGCCGGAAGTAATACCAAACATCCATCCACAAGCCCGAGGTGCCAGTCTTGGCGTCGCTGGGTATCCCGCTTCCGCCGTTGGCCAGGCTGGCTACCACATGGCAGATACGGCCTGCCCCATCGGGGAAGGCACCTGGGAAGCGGCGTGCTTGTCCGCCGACATCGCGACACAGGCAGCGCAGTTGATCCTGGATGGTGCGCCAGAAGCCTACGCACTTTGCCGTCCACCGGGACATCATGCCTTCGCCGACATGGCCGGAGGCTTTTGCTACCTGAACAACTCCGCCATAGCCGCCCAATATCTCCGTGAACGCCTTGGGACTGTCGCCGTCCTGGATGTCGATCTGCATCACGGTAACGGCACGCAAGCCATCTTCTATGACCGAGATGACGTTCTGACGATCTCGTTGCACGCTGATCCGGTCCGTTTTTATCCCTTCTTTTGGGGCTTTGCCGATGAGCGCGGTACCGGTCGCGGTCTGGGTTATAACTTTAACCTTCCACTCCCAAGGGGAACAACGGGCGATAACTTCCTAAAATCATTACAAAAAGCTACACAAAGAATCAGTGCTTTCGGCCCCAGCGCACTGGTCGTAGCATTGGGCCTCGACGCCCACGAAGCCGACCCGCTTGCAGGCCTTGCTCTGACAACCGACGATTTTGGCAAAGTCGCACGAGCCATCGCGGCGCTCGGATTGCCCACTGTTTTAGTGCAGGAAGGCGGCTATTTGACCGCCGCCCTTGGCGATAACCTCAAGACCTTCCTTGAAGGCTTCGCAGCAGGCCGCGATCGCGCATCCTAG
- a CDS encoding extracellular solute-binding protein, translated as MDNTKRYQRLLERYRSGDLSRRELMSLIGAAGLAYGLTGGPMGALGKQALAAKPDSVRFDGWGGVVSEAFRKYAFDPYQKATGIEVIDGTFSSGDEYLSRVKAGQPGEFNLFHASGVFDYARYAGLGYDVVLNEANIPNLELAMTALKEPFRKVTNGNLSCAPYDYGTTGLAYNTKYISKEEMEEKGAKILIDAKYKGKIGGWGDWRTRVWYGALATDQNPNDIKDMDAVWDAIRAHRDNALKYWGSGAELMSLLAEEEIYVTEGWSGRIAALQQQGHPIAYHDPKNGFGWQECLMVLKGSPLEACEELLNFMLEPEVAIAVAEGQSYPPSLDPTKVDLGDKIPLLPAYDATGTLSQLTFADPAYWNGNEAEWSKTFGRVQKGY; from the coding sequence ATGGACAACACGAAACGCTATCAACGGCTTCTAGAACGTTATCGCAGCGGCGACCTCAGCCGGCGCGAACTCATGTCGCTCATTGGTGCGGCCGGATTGGCTTACGGCCTGACCGGCGGTCCGATGGGTGCACTTGGCAAGCAGGCGCTAGCGGCCAAACCTGATTCCGTGCGCTTCGACGGTTGGGGCGGTGTCGTATCCGAGGCATTCCGAAAGTACGCATTCGATCCTTACCAAAAAGCCACGGGCATCGAAGTCATCGATGGCACCTTTTCCAGCGGTGACGAGTATCTGAGCCGCGTCAAAGCGGGACAGCCCGGTGAGTTCAATCTCTTCCACGCCTCGGGTGTGTTCGATTACGCGCGCTACGCCGGTCTTGGATACGATGTGGTTTTGAACGAGGCCAACATTCCGAATCTCGAACTCGCCATGACTGCCCTGAAGGAGCCTTTCAGAAAGGTCACCAACGGCAATCTCTCTTGCGCGCCCTACGATTACGGCACCACCGGTCTAGCCTACAATACGAAGTACATCTCCAAGGAGGAGATGGAAGAAAAAGGCGCCAAGATTCTCATTGATGCGAAGTACAAAGGTAAAATCGGCGGTTGGGGCGACTGGCGGACGCGTGTCTGGTACGGCGCACTGGCAACCGATCAAAATCCAAATGACATCAAGGACATGGACGCCGTTTGGGACGCCATCCGGGCACATCGGGACAATGCATTGAAATACTGGGGTTCCGGGGCAGAACTGATGAGCCTTTTGGCCGAAGAAGAGATCTACGTGACCGAAGGCTGGTCCGGTCGAATTGCCGCCCTACAACAACAGGGCCATCCGATCGCCTACCATGACCCGAAGAATGGTTTCGGTTGGCAGGAGTGTCTGATGGTTCTGAAGGGCAGCCCCTTGGAGGCCTGCGAAGAACTTTTGAACTTCATGCTGGAGCCTGAAGTAGCCATTGCAGTTGCCGAGGGCCAGAGCTACCCGCCGTCGCTCGACCCGACGAAAGTTGATCTGGGCGACAAGATTCCTTTGCTTCCGGCCTACGACGCGACCGGAACGCTAAGTCAGCTTACCTTTGCCGATCCTGCTTACTGGAACGGTAACGAGGCTGAGTGGTCGAAGACCTTCGGCCGCGTTCAAAAGGGATACTAG
- a CDS encoding GMC family oxidoreductase codes for MTQAERKDLGVFDYVIVGAGSAGCVLANRLSKDPKNSVLLLEAGGRDNYFWIHVPIGYLYTQNNPRTDWCFKTEPEAGLGGRSLNYPRGRVLGGCSSINGMLYLRGQARDYDLWRQMGNEGWGWNEILPLFKRGEDQSRGADDNHGQGGEWRVEEMRLTWEILDAFREAAAEIGIPKTDDFNRGNNEGCGYFQVNQKRGVRWSASKGFLRPAANRENLTVMTHAQAQNLLFEGKRATGLNFELKGAPVSVRASQEVILCAGAVGSPNILELSGIGQAQRLRDLGIPVVLDLPGVGENLQDHLQIRCVYKVRNTVTLNQRANSLFGRIGMGLEYFLFRRGPLTMAPSQLGAFAKSDPSYETPNLEFHVQPLSLDKFGDPLHEFPAFTASVCNLRPESRGSIHLKSPDYREKPSIRPNYLSHERDRQVAADAIRLTRRIADAKALQAFEPEEYLPGPAVEGDEALARAAGEIGTTIFHPVGTCRMGQDDAAVVDERLRVRGIAGLRIADASIMPTITSGNTNSPSMVIAEKASDLIREDRRD; via the coding sequence ATGACGCAGGCCGAGCGCAAGGATTTAGGGGTCTTTGATTATGTGATCGTGGGGGCCGGCTCGGCCGGCTGTGTTCTTGCGAATAGACTCTCCAAGGATCCAAAGAACTCTGTGTTGTTGCTCGAAGCCGGTGGGCGTGACAACTATTTCTGGATTCATGTCCCGATCGGTTATCTCTATACGCAGAACAATCCACGTACTGACTGGTGTTTTAAGACCGAACCCGAAGCGGGGCTTGGCGGTCGGTCGCTAAACTATCCACGGGGCCGGGTGCTCGGTGGCTGTTCATCCATCAACGGCATGCTCTATCTGCGCGGCCAGGCTCGAGACTATGACCTATGGCGGCAGATGGGTAACGAAGGCTGGGGTTGGAATGAGATTCTGCCGCTGTTCAAGCGTGGGGAGGACCAGTCCAGAGGCGCAGACGACAATCACGGGCAGGGCGGTGAGTGGCGGGTTGAAGAGATGCGGCTCACGTGGGAAATCCTTGATGCCTTTCGGGAGGCGGCAGCGGAGATAGGCATTCCCAAGACTGACGATTTCAACCGCGGCAACAACGAGGGTTGCGGTTACTTTCAGGTGAACCAGAAACGCGGTGTACGGTGGTCCGCAAGCAAGGGCTTCCTGCGCCCGGCAGCGAACCGTGAAAACCTGACGGTCATGACACATGCCCAGGCACAAAATCTGCTGTTTGAAGGAAAACGGGCCACCGGGTTGAACTTCGAGCTGAAGGGTGCGCCGGTAAGCGTCAGGGCATCACAGGAGGTCATTCTCTGCGCGGGCGCGGTCGGCAGTCCAAACATTCTTGAGCTTTCGGGGATTGGTCAGGCGCAGAGGCTTCGGGACCTAGGAATCCCTGTTGTGTTGGACCTACCGGGAGTCGGCGAGAACCTGCAGGACCATCTACAAATTCGCTGCGTCTACAAGGTTAGGAACACGGTAACTTTGAACCAGCGCGCCAACAGCTTATTCGGGCGTATCGGGATGGGCTTGGAATATTTCCTGTTCCGGCGCGGGCCCTTGACGATGGCGCCCAGCCAACTTGGCGCCTTTGCCAAGAGCGATCCAAGCTACGAAACGCCAAACCTCGAATTCCATGTGCAACCGCTTTCACTGGATAAATTTGGCGACCCTCTGCACGAGTTTCCTGCATTTACGGCCTCGGTGTGCAATTTGAGGCCCGAAAGCCGTGGGTCCATTCACCTGAAAAGTCCTGATTATCGTGAGAAGCCGTCGATCCGCCCCAACTACCTGAGTCATGAGCGCGACCGCCAAGTTGCCGCAGACGCGATCCGATTGACTCGCAGGATTGCGGACGCCAAGGCCCTACAGGCCTTTGAGCCTGAGGAGTATTTGCCCGGTCCGGCTGTGGAGGGGGATGAGGCGCTGGCACGCGCGGCCGGTGAGATCGGCACAACGATCTTTCATCCAGTCGGCACCTGCCGGATGGGACAGGATGACGCCGCGGTCGTCGATGAACGTTTGCGCGTGCGGGGAATTGCGGGACTGCGGATAGCCGATGCTTCGATTATGCCGACCATTACCTCCGGCAACACGAATTCACCGTCAATGGTCATCGCAGAGAAGGCAAGTGATCTGATCCGGGAAGACCGGCGGGATTAA
- a CDS encoding MBL fold metallo-hydrolase yields MKTDVKAFFDNATNTVSYIASDPETKKAIVIDPLLDFDPASCRTSHESADKIIAHINQQALSVSLILETHVHADHLSAGQYLKERLGAPVGIGFNIKAVQAAFAEVFNLGPEVAKDGSQFDRLFQDDESFQLGTLPAKALHVPGHTPSCMAYLIGDAIFVGDTLFMPDFGTARCDFPGGDAGLLYRSIQRILALPAQTRIFVGHDYKAPGRDVFAWETTVAKQREGNVHLRDGVTEQDFVRTRTERDANLAVPRLLLPAVQVNMRAGALPDPESNGISYLKLPANTF; encoded by the coding sequence ATGAAGACCGACGTGAAAGCGTTTTTTGATAACGCCACCAACACTGTTAGCTATATCGCTAGTGATCCGGAAACAAAGAAAGCCATCGTGATTGATCCTCTGCTTGATTTCGATCCGGCATCCTGTCGCACATCACATGAATCAGCAGACAAGATCATCGCCCACATCAACCAACAAGCTCTTTCCGTGTCCTTGATTCTGGAAACACATGTGCACGCCGATCATTTATCGGCGGGGCAGTATCTTAAAGAACGGCTTGGTGCACCTGTCGGCATCGGTTTCAACATCAAAGCCGTCCAGGCTGCATTCGCTGAGGTCTTCAACCTTGGGCCCGAGGTCGCCAAGGATGGATCTCAGTTTGACCGCTTGTTTCAAGATGACGAATCGTTTCAACTCGGCACCCTGCCCGCAAAGGCACTGCACGTGCCCGGACACACACCCTCATGCATGGCTTATTTGATTGGGGATGCGATTTTCGTCGGAGATACTCTGTTCATGCCAGATTTCGGCACCGCACGCTGTGACTTTCCAGGTGGCGATGCCGGACTGCTTTATCGATCCATTCAGCGGATCCTGGCCTTGCCTGCCCAAACGCGAATTTTCGTCGGACACGATTACAAGGCACCCGGCCGCGATGTCTTCGCATGGGAAACCACCGTGGCGAAGCAACGTGAGGGCAATGTTCATCTGCGCGACGGCGTCACCGAGCAGGACTTCGTCCGTACAAGGACAGAGCGCGATGCCAACCTTGCTGTGCCTCGCCTTCTTCTCCCCGCCGTTCAAGTCAATATGCGTGCCGGCGCGCTGCCAGACCCGGAAAGTAACGGCATTTCTTATCTGAAACTACCGGCGAACACTTTCTGA
- a CDS encoding heme ABC transporter permease — protein sequence MQRFANPARFRRLADRFQPWIVGATVLTLALGLYLSLFVAPPDYQQGETVRIMFVHVPSAWMALFIYLVVAVSSFVGLVWRHPLAHLAAKAASPIGACFTFLALVTGSLWGKPMWGTWWVWDGRLTSVLVLFFLYLGHLALLSAFENSERGQRSAAILALVGVVNLPVIKFSVEWWNTLHQPASVLRLDGPTIDPSMLWPLLVMALGFKLYFLLVLLIRMKNGLLDARTRSLRLMAIEEASRGHRP from the coding sequence ATGCAACGCTTCGCCAACCCGGCCCGGTTTCGACGTCTCGCCGACAGGTTCCAGCCTTGGATCGTGGGAGCTACCGTTTTGACACTGGCTCTGGGACTCTATCTATCCCTGTTTGTCGCGCCGCCGGACTACCAGCAAGGCGAGACGGTGCGGATCATGTTTGTCCACGTGCCGTCGGCATGGATGGCCCTTTTTATCTACCTGGTGGTCGCCGTATCAAGTTTCGTCGGTCTTGTGTGGCGGCACCCACTGGCGCATCTAGCAGCGAAAGCAGCCTCTCCGATCGGAGCCTGTTTTACTTTCCTCGCACTTGTTACCGGTTCTCTGTGGGGTAAACCCATGTGGGGTACCTGGTGGGTTTGGGACGGCCGTTTGACCTCGGTCCTGGTACTGTTCTTCCTCTACCTAGGCCACCTGGCTCTTTTGAGCGCATTTGAGAACTCGGAACGCGGCCAGCGATCGGCGGCAATCCTGGCCCTTGTCGGGGTCGTGAATCTGCCGGTAATCAAGTTTTCGGTGGAATGGTGGAACACGCTTCACCAACCGGCAAGCGTCCTACGCCTCGACGGCCCTACGATCGATCCATCGATGCTTTGGCCCTTGCTCGTCATGGCGCTCGGTTTCAAGCTGTACTTCCTACTTGTACTGCTGATTCGTATGAAGAACGGTCTTCTAGATGCCCGAACCCGAAGTCTCCGGCTCATGGCGATAGAAGAGGCCAGCCGAGGCCATCGACCTTAA
- a CDS encoding glutathione S-transferase family protein codes for MPLTLYELAGADPDLRFSPYCWRIRMALVHKGLEFETVPWLFTEKHRLEPSGQGRVPVLVDGDTWIHDSWTIARYLEETYPDSPNLFGCDIGRGITHFFKFWSETVLYPAVARLIVSDIHDCLDEKDKGYFRQSREQRYGKRLEEVTADRDARLPAFHDLLTPLRKTLHEQSFLCGESPGFGDYIVFSAFQWARCCSTFELLSPEDEVAEWRERISGLFGGMAGKATRVATSN; via the coding sequence ATGCCGCTAACACTTTACGAATTGGCCGGTGCGGACCCGGACCTCCGCTTTAGTCCCTATTGCTGGCGCATTCGCATGGCCCTGGTGCATAAGGGCCTGGAGTTTGAGACCGTACCCTGGCTTTTTACCGAGAAACACCGCCTGGAACCGTCAGGACAGGGCCGCGTTCCAGTGCTTGTCGACGGGGATACCTGGATTCATGATTCCTGGACTATCGCCCGCTACTTGGAGGAAACCTATCCCGATTCCCCCAACTTGTTCGGATGCGATATCGGCCGGGGCATAACCCACTTCTTCAAGTTTTGGTCCGAAACCGTTTTGTACCCCGCAGTGGCGCGATTGATCGTTTCCGATATCCACGACTGTCTGGATGAAAAGGATAAGGGGTATTTCAGGCAATCCAGAGAGCAAAGATATGGGAAACGACTGGAAGAAGTCACCGCTGACCGCGACGCCAGGCTACCCGCTTTCCATGACCTTCTGACCCCGCTTCGCAAGACGTTGCATGAACAAAGCTTTCTCTGCGGCGAATCGCCCGGTTTTGGCGATTACATCGTATTTAGCGCTTTTCAGTGGGCGCGCTGTTGCTCGACGTTCGAACTGCTGTCTCCCGAGGATGAAGTTGCTGAATGGCGTGAAAGGATCTCGGGCCTTTTCGGCGGCATGGCGGGCAAGGCGACCCGCGTCGCGACATCCAACTGA
- a CDS encoding aminotransferase family protein, translating into MNSTSSGPDTRKPSHLFYQSRLRRPLVARAEGIYLWDQSGKRYIDGTSGPMCVNIGYGNPRVNEAIKRQLDQTSFAYRLHFENEAAEELARELTAQMPGDLDRAFFVSGGSEAVESCIKFARQYALATGQDQRRKVISRFPSYHGGTLGALAVTGYEPLTAPFAPMMESMPKIPAPTTYLDRDNLSPEQRGLKYADLLADAIEREGPESVLAFLMEPVGGASTGALVAPDSYYGRVAEICKQYGVLLIYDEVMSGAGRTGRYLAADHWGITPDIVALSKGLGAGYAPLGAMIARTPHVEAVLDAGGFMHGYTYAGNPLACAAGRAVLHELLDHNLMENATLRGEQIQAGLRRLAERFPFIGDVRGKGLLVAFELVSDRATMAVLPKELNAYQRCVDLAHEKGLIIYSRRTRGGIEGDHLLVCPPLIVTAAEVEEILSIIADTLATFAQESGLPDLGVQAA; encoded by the coding sequence ATGAATAGCACATCAAGCGGCCCCGACACCCGCAAGCCGTCCCACCTCTTCTATCAGAGCCGTCTGCGACGCCCGCTCGTTGCCCGCGCCGAGGGAATCTACCTGTGGGATCAGAGCGGAAAGCGATACATTGACGGCACCTCCGGCCCCATGTGCGTCAACATCGGATACGGCAACCCGCGCGTGAACGAGGCAATCAAGCGGCAATTGGATCAGACCAGCTTCGCCTATCGGCTTCATTTCGAGAACGAAGCGGCCGAAGAATTGGCGCGTGAGTTAACCGCACAAATGCCAGGCGATCTTGATCGCGCTTTTTTTGTGTCAGGCGGCTCCGAGGCGGTGGAATCCTGCATCAAGTTCGCCCGGCAGTACGCCTTGGCAACCGGCCAGGACCAGCGACGGAAAGTTATCTCCCGGTTCCCCTCCTATCACGGCGGAACGCTGGGAGCCTTGGCGGTCACAGGCTACGAGCCTTTAACGGCTCCTTTTGCGCCGATGATGGAATCCATGCCAAAAATCCCGGCGCCGACGACTTACCTCGATCGTGACAATCTGAGCCCAGAGCAACGCGGCCTGAAGTATGCCGATCTTCTGGCCGATGCCATAGAGCGAGAAGGCCCGGAAAGTGTTCTGGCATTCCTGATGGAGCCCGTTGGCGGCGCTTCAACAGGCGCCCTCGTCGCTCCGGATAGCTACTACGGCCGCGTTGCCGAGATCTGTAAGCAGTACGGTGTTCTTCTGATCTATGACGAAGTGATGAGCGGTGCCGGCCGCACCGGTCGATATTTGGCAGCCGACCATTGGGGCATCACACCAGATATCGTCGCACTGTCGAAAGGTCTTGGAGCGGGTTATGCGCCGTTGGGCGCGATGATCGCACGCACACCCCATGTCGAGGCCGTTCTCGACGCTGGCGGTTTCATGCACGGCTACACCTATGCAGGCAATCCCTTGGCTTGTGCTGCCGGTCGTGCCGTCCTGCATGAACTGCTGGACCATAACTTGATGGAGAACGCGACGCTGCGTGGTGAACAGATACAGGCCGGGCTCCGGCGTCTGGCTGAGCGATTCCCTTTCATCGGCGATGTACGCGGCAAAGGGCTCTTGGTGGCCTTCGAGCTTGTTTCGGACCGCGCGACAATGGCCGTTTTACCTAAGGAATTGAACGCCTATCAGCGTTGCGTCGATCTGGCCCATGAGAAGGGACTGATCATCTATTCCCGGCGCACCCGGGGTGGGATAGAAGGCGACCATCTGCTTGTATGCCCTCCCTTGATCGTAACTGCAGCGGAAGTCGAAGAAATTTTGAGTATTATCGCAGACACATTGGCAACCTTTGCCCAAGAGTCCGGATTGCCGGACCTCGGTGTGCAAGCCGCTTGA
- a CDS encoding ABC transporter ATP-binding protein has protein sequence MTASQHAVEIKALVKRYGEFVATRDIDLTVEDGAFVTLLGPSGCGKTTTLKVIAGLEQASEGEITIKGKRVNDVPIHKRNLGLVFQNYALFPHKSVQDNVAFGLKYRSVSKAEAAERVKKALDLVRLPHVGDRYPAQLSGGQQQRIALARAIVIQPDVLLLDEPLSALDANLREEMRVELKRIQRELGVATVFVTHDQSEALAMSDKVVVMNQGRIEQIGSPEDVYNAPCNEFVATFLGNSNILDAEVSEKNGQELLLVVDGGMKLTALDRNARFASGDRLRLVLRAERLKLTAQTGEFDKASSLDATVNAVDYQGLAARYFLQAGPHTLQAINPIEGRPFAEGAAVKLTVRPDDCVLLPATA, from the coding sequence GTGACCGCATCTCAGCACGCAGTCGAAATTAAGGCCCTGGTGAAACGCTACGGCGAATTCGTCGCGACCCGTGATATCGACCTCACGGTTGAAGATGGCGCGTTCGTCACCTTGCTTGGCCCCTCGGGCTGCGGGAAGACGACGACCTTGAAGGTTATCGCCGGTCTGGAGCAGGCCAGCGAGGGTGAAATCACGATCAAAGGCAAACGGGTCAACGATGTACCAATCCATAAGAGGAATCTCGGCCTCGTCTTCCAGAACTACGCCCTTTTCCCTCACAAGTCCGTCCAAGATAACGTGGCGTTTGGGCTTAAATACCGAAGTGTCAGCAAAGCAGAAGCAGCGGAGCGAGTAAAAAAGGCACTTGATCTTGTGCGCCTGCCGCATGTCGGTGATCGCTATCCGGCGCAGCTTTCCGGCGGGCAGCAGCAACGCATTGCATTAGCACGCGCCATCGTCATTCAGCCCGACGTCTTGCTGCTCGACGAACCGCTATCGGCTCTGGATGCCAATCTGCGCGAGGAGATGCGTGTCGAACTCAAGCGTATTCAGCGGGAACTCGGCGTAGCCACCGTTTTCGTCACACACGACCAGTCGGAAGCGCTCGCCATGTCGGATAAGGTCGTGGTCATGAACCAAGGCCGCATCGAGCAGATCGGTTCTCCCGAGGATGTTTACAACGCCCCCTGCAACGAGTTTGTCGCCACCTTCCTTGGAAACTCGAACATTTTAGATGCCGAGGTCTCGGAGAAGAACGGCCAAGAGCTATTGCTTGTCGTGGACGGCGGCATGAAACTCACAGCGTTGGACCGCAACGCGCGTTTTGCCTCCGGCGATCGGCTTCGTCTCGTACTCCGTGCCGAGAGACTGAAACTTACCGCTCAAACCGGCGAATTCGACAAGGCATCTAGTCTGGACGCAACCGTCAACGCCGTCGATTACCAAGGATTGGCGGCACGGTACTTCCTGCAGGCTGGACCTCACACGCTACAGGCAATAAACCCTATCGAAGGACGTCCCTTCGCCGAAGGCGCAGCCGTTAAGCTGACCGTCAGACCCGACGATTGTGTCCTGTTACCCGCCACGGCTTGA